The Podospora pseudopauciseta strain CBS 411.78 chromosome 2 map unlocalized CBS411.78m_2, whole genome shotgun sequence genome has a window encoding:
- a CDS encoding uncharacterized protein (COG:I; EggNog:ENOG503NV8M), whose product MTVNTKAAASAVAPAHPSGKEKHGKLVQFLRGFSFFVYFMAGCIAIHLTQLIGSPLYYVDHDIYYSYMALTKQSFGLLITTSTNWWGPTTIRISGDASVADQIKKTKDGRVEFSFPERMVMIANHQIYTDWLYLWWIGYANSPQMHGYVYIILKESLKYIPIAGLGMVFYGFIFMSRKMAVDQPRLAHRLGKLKTYNTTPDGTKYLNPMWLLLFPEGTNASQNGRNKSAKWAEKIGVKDPEHMLLPRSTGSFFCLNELKGTVEYVYDCTVAYEGVPRGKFGEQLFTLSGTYFRGQPPKSVNLYWRRFRIADIPLDSAEKFDVWLRERWYEKDALMEQYISTGRFPASPPTAANKNQEGFLETEVRTRYKFEFLQIYAVVGIVALLINLVLRLYNRLLSIVS is encoded by the exons ATGACGGTTAATACCAAAGCGGCGGCCTCGGCCGTTGCTCCAGCCCATCCGTCTGGAAAGGAAAAGCACGGAAAATTGGTCCAGTTCTTGAGAGGCTTCTCATTCTTCGTCTATTTTATGGCTGGCTGTATTGC TATCCATCTTACACAACTGATCGGCTCGCCGCTGTACTACGTCGACCACGATATCTACTACTCCTATATGGCTTTGACGAAACAGTCTTTTGGGCTGCTGATCACAACTTCCACAAACTGGTGGGGCCCCACCACGATACGCATAAGCGGGGATGCCTCGGTGGCAGATCAGATCAAGAAAACGAAGGATGGTAGGGTTGAGTTTTCGTTTCCAGAGCGCATGGTGATGATTGCCAACCATCAG ATCTACACTGACTGGCTATATCTGTGGTGGATCGGGTACGCCAATAGCCCTCAGATGCATGGCTATGTCTACATCATCTTGAAGGAATCACTCAAATACATTCCTATCGCAGGACTTGGCATGGTTTTCTATGGCTTCATCTTTATGTCCCGGAAGATGGCTGTTGACCAGCCACGCCTGGCCCACCGTCTCGGCAAGCtcaaaacatacaacacgACCCCCGATGGCACGAAATACCTAAACCCAATGTGGCTCCTGCTCTTCCCCGAAGGCACAAATGCATCGCAAAATGGACGGAACAAGTCTGCGAAGTGGGCCGAGAAGATTGGAGTCAAGGACCCGGAGCACATGCTTCTCCCGAGAAGCACTGGTAGTTTCTTTTGCCTGAACGAACTCAAGGGCACTGTGGAGTATGTATACGATTGCACTGTGGCATACGAAGGTGTACC TCGTGGGAAGTTCGGCGAGCAGCTTTTCACTCTCTCAGGTACCTACTTCCGCGGTCAACCTCCAAAGTCAGTCAACCTCTACTGGCGTCGATTCCGTATTGCAGATATTCCCCTGGACAGCGCCGAAAAGTTCGATGTGTGGCTCCGGGAGCGGTGGTATGAGAAGGATGCTCTGATGGAGCAGTACATCTCCACTGGTCGTTTCCCTGCGAGCCCGCCCACCGCTGCCAACAAGAACCAGGAAGGCTTTCTCGAGACCGAGGTTCGCACTCGTTACAAGTTTGAGTTCCTCCAGATTTATGCCGTGGTCGGCATTGTCGCTCTACTGATCAACCTCGTTTTGAGGCTCTACAACCGACTTCTTTCTATTGTTTCATAG